Proteins co-encoded in one Elusimicrobiota bacterium genomic window:
- a CDS encoding saccharopine dehydrogenase NADP-binding domain-containing protein, translating to MGNPSNRFIVVIGCGRQAAAIVYDLARYGRDIADTLVLADRDPKQIRTLTGRVRRALVKDHLPLPKITAKRIDAKNAAQLNSLIRGAKAVISSSHYSLNPVIARAAVGAGVPFGDLGGYLESSLAIQKLDAAARKKGIFLAPDLGLAPGLANVLAGWGLAHMDRDLRLSIYCGGLPEKPVGPLGYKIVFAVEGLWGTHFGQTVILEGGRPKEVQALGDVEEIDFGVLGRLEAFITGGALATAPWTLRNRVHRYVYKTLRYPGYTDKMKFLADLGLTDDKVISVGDVRVSPRQLLGRLFYERLAFPETRDLVALRVTAEGRLNNSDRYEKTVFEMIEHADDRLGFSAMERTTGFPAAASMLMLLRKKPSGFLLLEEALDAEAFIEELKKRNIAITRRSMPCPQPQPEKTLSA from the coding sequence ATGGGAAATCCAAGTAACCGTTTTATTGTCGTGATCGGCTGCGGCCGTCAGGCTGCGGCTATTGTTTATGACTTGGCCCGGTATGGGCGCGATATCGCGGATACGTTGGTGTTGGCCGACCGGGATCCGAAGCAAATCCGCACGTTGACCGGGCGCGTTCGCCGCGCCCTGGTCAAAGATCATTTGCCATTGCCCAAAATCACGGCCAAGCGCATTGATGCGAAAAATGCCGCGCAATTAAATTCATTGATCAGAGGCGCCAAGGCCGTGATCAGCTCTTCGCATTATTCGCTCAATCCCGTGATCGCCCGCGCCGCAGTGGGGGCCGGCGTGCCCTTCGGCGATTTGGGCGGTTATTTGGAATCATCGCTGGCCATTCAAAAACTTGATGCCGCGGCCAGGAAAAAAGGGATTTTTTTAGCGCCTGATCTTGGGCTGGCTCCGGGGTTGGCCAATGTGCTGGCCGGCTGGGGCTTGGCGCATATGGATCGGGATTTACGCTTGTCGATTTATTGCGGCGGGCTTCCGGAAAAACCCGTCGGCCCGTTGGGCTATAAAATCGTTTTTGCCGTTGAAGGCTTGTGGGGGACGCATTTCGGCCAGACTGTGATTTTAGAAGGCGGGCGTCCGAAGGAAGTTCAAGCGCTCGGCGATGTTGAGGAAATCGATTTCGGCGTCTTGGGCCGTTTGGAAGCCTTTATCACCGGAGGCGCCTTGGCCACGGCGCCCTGGACGCTTCGAAACCGTGTTCATCGTTATGTGTATAAAACGCTGCGTTACCCGGGTTACACGGATAAGATGAAATTTTTAGCTGATCTGGGTTTAACCGACGACAAAGTGATCTCCGTCGGCGATGTCCGCGTTTCGCCCCGGCAGTTATTGGGCCGCTTGTTTTACGAACGCTTGGCGTTCCCCGAAACCCGCGATTTGGTGGCGTTAAGAGTGACGGCGGAGGGCCGATTAAACAACAGCGACCGTTACGAAAAAACCGTTTTTGAGATGATCGAGCATGCGGACGATCGCCTGGGGTTCTCGGCCATGGAGCGGACCACCGGATTCCCGGCCGCGGCTTCCATGCTGATGTTGTTAAGGAAAAAGCCCTCCGGCTTCTTATTGCTGGAAGAGGCGTTGGATGCCGAGGCGTTCATTGAAGAGCTTAAAAAAAGAAATATCGCGATCACGAGGAGGTCCATGCCATGCCCGCAACCGCAGCCAGAAAAGACTCTGTCGGCTTAA
- the queF gene encoding NADPH-dependent 7-cyano-7-deazaguanine reductase QueF — MKSAAYTSKHARAGLNQNLPVIEVFENQYPNYEIKVEISEFTSICPRTGLPDFGTVVIRYVPDQWVAELKALKLYVNGYRNMGIFQENTINRILRDFTAAVKPVFCEVAGDFAARGGLTTKILARYGKEPSVGVLSLNGKSK; from the coding sequence GTGAAAAGCGCGGCCTATACCTCAAAACATGCCCGGGCCGGTTTAAACCAAAACCTGCCGGTGATCGAGGTTTTTGAAAACCAATACCCTAATTACGAGATTAAAGTTGAAATTTCCGAGTTCACCTCGATTTGCCCCAGGACAGGGTTGCCTGATTTCGGCACGGTCGTTATCCGTTATGTGCCGGACCAATGGGTTGCGGAGCTGAAAGCCTTGAAGCTTTATGTTAATGGTTACCGCAATATGGGCATTTTTCAAGAAAATACGATCAATCGAATTTTGCGGGATTTTACCGCCGCCGTAAAGCCCGTTTTTTGCGAGGTTGCCGGAGATTTTGCGGCGCGGGGCGGTTTAACGACAAAAATTCTGGCTCGTTACGGCAAAGAACCATCGGTGGGGGTTTTAAGTTTAAATGGGAAATCCAAGTAA
- a CDS encoding HNH endonuclease, whose translation MPPRKWDLAKLQSTVENSTSVAQVIKKLGLLPAGGNYVQLKKYIRVFRLNISHFKGHAWNKGMRGTGRPHSPLEAILVKGNSYQSFKLKKRLLAAGLKPAHCEQCGWAQKNAEGYLPLELDHINGDRFDNRLQNLRVLCPNCHSLQSTHRGRNIRKRLRMLS comes from the coding sequence ATGCCGCCAAGAAAATGGGATCTCGCCAAGCTCCAATCTACAGTAGAAAACTCAACCAGCGTTGCCCAGGTAATTAAAAAATTGGGTCTCCTCCCGGCTGGAGGAAATTACGTCCAACTAAAAAAATATATTCGTGTTTTTCGCCTTAATATTTCTCATTTTAAAGGCCATGCCTGGAACAAAGGCATGCGCGGCACAGGCAGGCCTCATTCGCCGCTGGAAGCAATTCTTGTAAAAGGCAATTCCTATCAAAGCTTTAAACTCAAGAAACGCCTACTCGCCGCCGGACTAAAACCCGCACATTGTGAACAATGCGGCTGGGCACAAAAAAATGCTGAGGGTTATTTACCGCTAGAGCTTGATCACATCAACGGCGACCGATTCGACAACCGTCTTCAAAATCTTAGAGTTCTATGCCCCAATTGTCACAGCTTGCAGTCAACCCATCGCGGAAGAAATATTCGAAAACGGCTTAGAATGCTGTCCTAA
- a CDS encoding peptidylprolyl isomerase has protein sequence MKIKFYFSRLIQAFMLVGMILTGSEISAAVLLENGIESLARKIAPKKSDTKDVVAILPFVTLDGEASHFGKHIAEQLLTELYELKKLQIVTRAHIDQIMSEMKLGATGLLEDNTVKKLGKILGADLIGTGTYTNMGKTIELNARLIKTETGVVIGAGRVKIKVDNSVRNLLQMEDSSEIGEAATFGQKIKSGKEKIDKLFPGTYAIVETTLGEITCILFEDKAPKTVANFITLAEGRPNPRSEGTEGRKFYDGLKFHRVIPEFMIQGGDPDGKGTGGPGYRFEDEIDKSLTFDRPGRLAMANAGPNTNGSQFFITVNGTSWLDGKHTIFGQVVKGQDIVEKISQVERNSYDRPVAPIYINKVIIKYPKGSRRN, from the coding sequence GTGAAAATAAAGTTTTACTTTTCCCGTCTAATCCAGGCATTTATGCTAGTGGGAATGATATTGACCGGTTCTGAAATATCAGCTGCTGTGTTATTGGAGAACGGTATTGAATCTCTTGCTCGAAAAATTGCGCCCAAGAAATCTGATACAAAAGATGTTGTTGCCATATTGCCATTCGTAACTCTTGATGGGGAAGCTTCTCATTTCGGCAAACATATAGCAGAACAGCTATTGACGGAGTTGTATGAATTAAAAAAATTACAAATTGTAACTCGTGCGCATATTGATCAAATTATGAGTGAAATGAAGCTCGGGGCTACAGGCCTTTTAGAAGATAACACCGTGAAAAAACTCGGTAAAATTTTGGGAGCTGATTTAATAGGTACGGGGACATATACAAACATGGGCAAAACTATTGAACTCAACGCTCGTCTAATTAAAACTGAAACGGGCGTTGTAATCGGAGCAGGCCGAGTGAAGATAAAGGTTGATAATTCTGTGCGAAACCTGCTTCAAATGGAAGATAGCTCTGAAATTGGTGAAGCTGCAACCTTTGGCCAAAAGATTAAAAGTGGGAAGGAAAAGATAGATAAATTATTTCCAGGAACATATGCAATTGTTGAAACAACTTTAGGCGAAATTACCTGCATACTTTTTGAAGATAAAGCTCCAAAGACAGTGGCAAACTTTATCACCTTAGCCGAAGGGAGACCAAATCCTAGGTCAGAAGGTACGGAAGGAAGAAAATTTTATGATGGCCTTAAATTTCATCGTGTAATACCTGAATTTATGATTCAAGGAGGAGACCCTGATGGCAAAGGTACCGGCGGTCCTGGGTATCGGTTTGAAGATGAAATTGATAAATCTCTAACTTTTGATCGTCCTGGCCGTCTAGCAATGGCTAATGCAGGGCCAAATACAAACGGCAGTCAGTTTTTTATCACTGTAAACGGAACGTCTTGGCTTGATGGCAAGCACACAATTTTTGGACAAGTCGTTAAAGGGCAAGATATTGTTGAAAAGATATCGCAGGTAGAGCGCAATTCCTATGATAGACCAGTGGCCCCTATTTACATAAATAAGGTAATCATAAAGTATCCTAAAGGCTCTAGAAGAAATTAA
- the eno gene encoding phosphopyruvate hydratase: MKNISAVEAREILDSRGNPTVEVEIVLGDGRSVRAAVPSGASKGAHEALELRDGDQGRYGGLGVLRACAMVREKIVPALAGTDPVDLLEVDRVLRELDATANKSVLGANAMLAVSLAAAKAGAQLRQKPLYRHLMDLYGTRQAFLPTPMFNVINGGRHADNNLAIQEFMIIPSAAQSFKEALRAAAETFRALKSMLAGRKDSTAVGDEGGFAPRDLDGPMEAMALLLEAAAAAGHAEKIYLALDLASSEFFEEGAYRLYPERPPLSVDEMIDDLAEWSRLYPIVSFEDPLAEDDWAGWAKLTAHMADLSGGEFKQGRPPLLIGDDLFVTNPERLRRGVSGSVGTAILIKPNQIGTLSETAEVIRLAHEHGYATVASHRSGETEDPALAHIAVGLGAAGIKSGSVSRSERLAKYNELLRIEEELGAGAYRGLAALGAGRASRV, encoded by the coding sequence TCCTTCGGGCGCTTCTAAAGGCGCACACGAGGCCCTTGAACTTAGAGACGGCGATCAGGGGCGCTACGGCGGCTTGGGCGTTTTGCGCGCCTGCGCCATGGTGCGCGAAAAAATCGTTCCGGCTTTGGCCGGGACCGACCCGGTTGATTTGCTTGAAGTTGATCGTGTGTTAAGGGAATTGGACGCCACGGCCAATAAGTCGGTGCTGGGAGCCAATGCCATGCTGGCCGTGAGCTTGGCGGCGGCGAAAGCAGGGGCTCAATTGCGGCAAAAGCCGCTGTATCGACATTTGATGGATCTTTACGGCACGCGCCAAGCGTTTCTGCCGACGCCGATGTTTAACGTGATCAACGGCGGCCGCCATGCGGATAATAATTTGGCGATTCAGGAATTCATGATTATTCCTTCGGCGGCGCAGAGTTTCAAAGAGGCTCTGCGCGCGGCCGCGGAAACGTTCAGGGCTTTGAAATCCATGCTGGCCGGCCGAAAGGATTCGACCGCTGTCGGTGATGAAGGGGGATTCGCTCCCAGGGATTTGGATGGGCCGATGGAAGCCATGGCTCTTTTGCTTGAAGCCGCGGCTGCGGCAGGCCATGCGGAGAAGATTTATCTGGCGCTTGATTTGGCTTCCAGTGAATTTTTTGAAGAGGGCGCTTACCGTTTGTACCCGGAGCGCCCTCCTCTTTCGGTTGATGAGATGATTGATGATTTGGCCGAATGGTCCCGGCTCTACCCCATCGTCAGTTTTGAAGACCCTCTGGCGGAGGATGACTGGGCCGGATGGGCGAAGCTGACCGCCCATATGGCCGATTTATCAGGCGGAGAATTCAAACAGGGTCGTCCGCCGTTGCTGATCGGCGACGATCTTTTTGTGACGAATCCGGAGCGGCTTCGCCGGGGCGTTTCCGGTTCTGTGGGCACGGCGATTTTGATCAAGCCCAATCAGATCGGAACGCTCTCTGAAACGGCTGAGGTGATCCGTCTGGCCCATGAGCATGGGTATGCGACCGTGGCTTCGCATCGTTCCGGAGAAACGGAAGACCCGGCGTTGGCGCATATTGCCGTTGGTCTGGGCGCCGCCGGCATTAAGTCCGGCTCGGTTTCCCGCAGCGAGCGTCTGGCCAAATACAATGAGCTGCTGCGTATCGAAGAGGAATTAGGGGCAGGGGCTTATCGCGGTCTGGCCGCTCTCGGCGCGGGGCGCGCTTCGCGGGTGTAG